DNA from Acidobacteriota bacterium:
ACCCGGAACTCCGGCTCGGGGAAGACGAGAGGGGCCGCCTTCTGGACCGAAGGGCTGGGGTCGGCGACGACGATCTTGTAGGGCACGTCGATCCTCAGAACATCAACAAAATAGTCAGTTTACTCTACCCGTTTTGACGCGGAGTGTCAATTTCGGGTCAATATTCCACCGTGATCGAGTTCTCCCCGAGCAGGGACTCGATCTTCTGGATCAGCTCCTCGGACGGCGTGACTCTCTGGACCTCGGCGCTCTGGGCCACCACCCGGTAGGCGTGGGGCGTCTCGAGCTCGAACTCGACCGGCGTCTTGCCCTCGTAGCCGTCGAGGACCGTCTTCAGCTCGGCCAGGGTGGCCTCCTCGAGGCCGGGCAGGAAGATGCGGACGACCACCCGTTTCGCCTGCTTCTCGAAAGCCTCGGCCAGGGGCATGGCCTGGCTCAGGCTGATGCGGCGGTTCTCCTCCTCGCCCATGTACTTGCCCTTGATCCAGACGAGCTGGCCGTCGCGAAGGTATTGCCCGAACCGGGAGAAGCAGTCGGGGAAGGCCACGACCTCGATCTTGCCGGTCAGGTCCTCGAGGACGAAGGTGGCCATGCGATCGTCCTTCTTCGTCTTCAGCGGCTTGAACGAGCCGATGATCCCGGCCAGGCGGACGTCCTTGTCGAAGTCGCGCTCGCTGTCGAGCTCCTCGATCATGTGCGAGACGAGCTTGCGCAGGCGATCCTTGTGGCGGGCCAGGGGGTGGCCGGTGATGTAGAGCCCCAGGGCGTCCATCTCGTAGGACAGGACGTGGGACTCGTCCCACTCCCGCATCTCCTGCACCTCCACGGGGACGGGCGGCGGTTCGACGGCGCCGGGGCCGAAGAGGGAGGACTGCCTGGCGGCCTGGGCCTTCTGGACCTCGTGCCCGAAATCGATCATCCGGTCAAGCATGTGGTAGCACTGCGAGCGCTTCCAGCCGAGCGAGTCGAAGGCCCCGGCCTTGATCAGGCTTTCCACGGCCTTGCGGTTGAGGACCTTGGTGTCGTACTCGAGGAACAGGTCGAAGGGAGAGTCGAAGCGGCCGCGCTTCTTGCGGACGGCCATGATCTCCTCGACGGCCGCCTGGCCGATGCCCTTGACCGCGGCCAAGCCGAAGCGGATGTCGCCGTCCTCGACGGTGAACCGGAAGTCGCTCTTGTTGATGTCCGGCGGCAGGACCTTGATGCCCATCTCGTGGCACTCGCCGATGTACTTGACGACCTGCGGCGTGGCCCCGCGCTCGGCTTCGGAGGTCAGCAGGGCGGCCAGGTAATGGATGGGATAGTGGGCCTTGAGCCAGGCCGTCTGGAAGGCCACCAGGGCGTAGACGGCCGCGTGGGACTTGTTGAAGCCGTACTCGGCGAACTCCTTGATCTGCTCGAAGATCTTGTCGGCCTTCGAAGCCGCGACGCCCTTCTTCTTGGCCCCCTGCACGAACTTCTGCTTCTGGGCCTTCATCGTCTCCTTGTCCTTCTTGCCCATGGCCTTGCGCAGCAGGTCGGCCCCGCCCAGGGTGAAGCCGGCCAGGTCGGTGGCGATGCGCATGACCTGTTCCTGGTAGACGATGATGCCGCGCGTCTCGCGGAGGACGGGCTCGAGCTGGGGCAGCTCGTAGGCGATCCGCTCGGGGTGGTTGCGGCGGTGGATGGACTCGTCGGTCATGCCGCTTTTGAGCGGGCCGGGCCGGTACAGGGCGTTGAGGGCGATGAGGTCGCGGAACTCGGTCGGCCCGAAGCGGCGCAGCAGGTCCTTCATGCCCGGGCTTTCGAACTGGAAGACGCCGTCCGTGTTGCCGGAGCGGAAGAGCTCGAAGGTGGCCTCGTCGTCGAGCGGCAGGGCGTTGATCTCGATCGAGAGGCCGGTCTCGGCCTTGATGAGGGCCAGGGCGTCGTCGATGACCGTGAGGTTGCGCAGGCCGAGAAAGTCCATCTTCAGCAGGCCCAGGGACTCGACGTCGCCCATGGCGAACTGGGTCGTGACCTCGCCCTTCGTCGACTGGTAGAGCGGCAGGAACTCGATGAGCGGCTTGGGCGTGATGACGACGCCGGCGGCGTGGATAGAGGGGTTCCGGACCTGGCCCTCGATCTTCTGGGCGATGGACAGCAGCTGGGCGATCTTGGAGTTGCGGTCCCGCAGGGTCCGCAGCTCGGGGACGGTCTTGAGCGCGTCGGCGATCGTCGCGTCGACGGCGAAGGGGATCATCTTGGCGGCGCGGTCGACCTCGGGCAGCGGCACCTCGAGGACGCGGCCGACGTCGCGGATGGCGCCCCGGGCGGCCATCGTGCCGAAGGTGATGATCTGGCAGACGTTCTCCGCGCCGTACTTCTGCGTCACGTACTCGATCATCTCCTGCCGGCGGCGGGCGCAGAAGTCCATGTCGATGTCGGGCAGGCTGATGCGCTCGGGGTTGAGGAAGCGCTCGAACAGGAGGTCGTACTCGAGCGGGTCGATCTCGGTGATCCGGAGGGCGTGGGCCAGGAGGCTGCCGGCGGCCGAGCCGCGGCCCGGCCCGACCGGGATGCCCCGCGCCCGGGCGGCGTTGAGGAGGTCCCAGACGATGAGGAAGTAGCCCTCGAAGCCCATCTTCTTGACGAGGGCCAGCTCCCGGCGCATGCGCTCTTCGTATTCGGCCGGAGTGTGGGAGCCCTGGCCGCTGGCGCCGCCGCTCCCGCGCTGCTCCATGCGCGCCCGGAAGCCCTCCCAGGCCACCTCCTCGAGATAATCGCTCAGGGACTTGCCGTCGGGCGGGTTGAAGACGGGCAGGTGGTATGTCTTGGCCGGGAAGTCGAAGCCGCAGCGGGCGGCGATCTTGCCCGTGTTCTCGATGGCCTCGGGCGCGTCCGGGAACAGGGCGGCCATCTCGGCCGCCGACTTGAAGTAGAACTGGTCGGTCGAGAACTTCATCCGGTCCGGGTCGGAGATCTTGCGGTTGGTCTGGATGCAGACGAGGACGTCCTGGCTCTC
Protein-coding regions in this window:
- the dnaE gene encoding DNA polymerase III subunit alpha; translated protein: MEPTFVHLHNHSEYSILDGCLRIDALVQSAYENKMPAVAMTDHGNIFGAVQFFKAAKARGVKPILGCEAYVAPGSRTEKKPGGPEDVHHFHLVLLVKDDKGYKNLCKLLTEAYLTGFYYRPRIDKELLAAHSEGLIGMSACLKGEVAFWLSRGFPEKAEEAAREYAAIFAPGNFYIELMDHGLAEQKAVNPQLMAVARKLELPLVATNDIHFARRDDAESQDVLVCIQTNRKISDPDRMKFSTDQFYFKSAAEMAALFPDAPEAIENTGKIAARCGFDFPAKTYHLPVFNPPDGKSLSDYLEEVAWEGFRARMEQRGSGGASGQGSHTPAEYEERMRRELALVKKMGFEGYFLIVWDLLNAARARGIPVGPGRGSAAGSLLAHALRITEIDPLEYDLLFERFLNPERISLPDIDMDFCARRRQEMIEYVTQKYGAENVCQIITFGTMAARGAIRDVGRVLEVPLPEVDRAAKMIPFAVDATIADALKTVPELRTLRDRNSKIAQLLSIAQKIEGQVRNPSIHAAGVVITPKPLIEFLPLYQSTKGEVTTQFAMGDVESLGLLKMDFLGLRNLTVIDDALALIKAETGLSIEINALPLDDEATFELFRSGNTDGVFQFESPGMKDLLRRFGPTEFRDLIALNALYRPGPLKSGMTDESIHRRNHPERIAYELPQLEPVLRETRGIIVYQEQVMRIATDLAGFTLGGADLLRKAMGKKDKETMKAQKQKFVQGAKKKGVAASKADKIFEQIKEFAEYGFNKSHAAVYALVAFQTAWLKAHYPIHYLAALLTSEAERGATPQVVKYIGECHEMGIKVLPPDINKSDFRFTVEDGDIRFGLAAVKGIGQAAVEEIMAVRKKRGRFDSPFDLFLEYDTKVLNRKAVESLIKAGAFDSLGWKRSQCYHMLDRMIDFGHEVQKAQAARQSSLFGPGAVEPPPVPVEVQEMREWDESHVLSYEMDALGLYITGHPLARHKDRLRKLVSHMIEELDSERDFDKDVRLAGIIGSFKPLKTKKDDRMATFVLEDLTGKIEVVAFPDCFSRFGQYLRDGQLVWIKGKYMGEEENRRISLSQAMPLAEAFEKQAKRVVVRIFLPGLEEATLAELKTVLDGYEGKTPVEFELETPHAYRVVAQSAEVQRVTPSEELIQKIESLLGENSITVEY